In Fusobacterium perfoetens, a genomic segment contains:
- the murA gene encoding UDP-N-acetylglucosamine 1-carboxyvinyltransferase, with protein sequence MAVEAFKVKGGKKLKGILEVEGAKNAALPIFIATLIERGTYILNNVPDLMDIRTLIKLLESLGLSIEKLDKNNYKIINSGLRSLEASYELVKKMRASFLVMGPMLAHCGRGRVSLPGGCAIGARPVDLHLKGFEALGVEITIDHGYVEGKVLEGTKLKGNKIVLDFPSVGATENIIMAAVRAEGVTIIENAAREPEIDDLCHFLNKMGAKIEGIGGGRLEITGVEKLTPCEYSVMADRIVAGTFVIAAVMFDGDIEVKGVDPKCLESFLMKLNEMGVTYEIKDGIFKVTSKLKDLKPVKVTTMPYPGFPTDLQSPMMTLMCLIKGSSEIKETIFENRFMHVPELNRMGCDISTEGNMAVINGIENFSSAKVMASDLRAGASLILAALKAEGESVVNRIYHVDRGYEKLELRLKALGADIERIKEEV encoded by the coding sequence ATGGCGGTAGAAGCTTTTAAAGTAAAAGGTGGGAAAAAACTTAAAGGAATTTTGGAGGTAGAGGGAGCTAAAAATGCAGCTCTGCCTATTTTTATTGCAACACTTATAGAGAGAGGAACATATATTCTTAATAATGTTCCTGATCTTATGGATATAAGGACACTTATAAAACTTTTAGAAAGCCTTGGACTTTCTATAGAAAAACTTGATAAAAATAATTATAAGATTATAAACAGTGGGCTGAGAAGTTTGGAAGCTTCTTATGAGCTTGTAAAAAAAATGAGAGCCTCTTTTCTTGTTATGGGACCTATGCTTGCCCATTGTGGAAGGGGAAGAGTTTCTCTTCCTGGAGGCTGTGCAATTGGAGCAAGACCAGTTGATCTTCACTTAAAAGGATTTGAAGCCTTGGGAGTTGAAATTACAATAGATCATGGTTATGTTGAAGGAAAAGTTTTGGAAGGGACAAAGCTTAAAGGGAATAAAATAGTTTTAGATTTTCCAAGTGTAGGAGCAACAGAAAATATTATAATGGCAGCAGTAAGAGCTGAGGGAGTTACAATTATAGAAAATGCTGCAAGAGAACCTGAAATAGATGATTTATGCCATTTCCTTAATAAAATGGGAGCAAAAATAGAAGGAATAGGTGGAGGAAGATTAGAAATAACTGGAGTTGAAAAACTTACACCATGTGAATACAGTGTTATGGCAGACAGAATTGTTGCAGGAACTTTTGTTATTGCAGCTGTAATGTTTGATGGAGATATAGAAGTTAAGGGAGTAGATCCTAAATGTCTTGAAAGTTTTCTTATGAAGCTCAATGAAATGGGAGTGACTTACGAGATAAAAGACGGAATATTTAAAGTAACCTCTAAACTTAAAGATCTTAAACCAGTGAAAGTTACAACAATGCCATATCCAGGATTCCCTACAGATTTACAGTCTCCTATGATGACTCTTATGTGCCTTATAAAAGGAAGCAGTGAAATAAAAGAAACAATTTTTGAAAACAGATTTATGCATGTACCTGAACTAAACAGAATGGGATGTGATATTTCAACAGAAGGAAATATGGCAGTAATAAATGGAATAGAAAATTTTTCTTCTGCTAAAGTAATGGCAAGTGATTTAAGAGCAGGAGCTTCTCTTATTTTAGCTGCACTTAAAGCAGAGGGAGAAAGTGTTGTAAACAGAATATATCATGTTGACAGAGGATACGAGAAACTTGAACTTAGACTGAAAGCTCTTGGTGCTGATATAGAGAGAATAAAAGAAGAAGTATAA
- a CDS encoding DUF1694 domain-containing protein, with the protein MELFDEKEKARIKFQQVQVEKNYFLGEFKENVILAVKKQELDGKMLREVAAAMKREDAVLLKISRNIPLKKVKVYIDEAEKIGIKYRLVDGLSFVGEVGLVVVSKLSFDNADKDVILEKRSQPYEDLGLPACFSKYEGQRICRKHFTMLLDKIPLYAERFDKLDILDRMIGKKCPICEEERKGNKE; encoded by the coding sequence ATGGAACTATTTGATGAAAAAGAAAAGGCAAGAATAAAATTTCAGCAGGTTCAAGTAGAGAAAAACTATTTCCTTGGAGAATTTAAAGAAAATGTAATTCTTGCAGTGAAAAAACAGGAACTGGATGGGAAAATGCTTAGAGAGGTTGCTGCTGCAATGAAAAGAGAAGATGCTGTTCTTTTGAAAATAAGCAGAAACATTCCTCTTAAAAAGGTTAAGGTATATATAGATGAAGCTGAGAAAATTGGAATAAAGTACAGGCTTGTTGACGGTCTTTCTTTTGTGGGAGAAGTGGGGCTTGTAGTTGTTTCCAAACTTTCTTTTGATAATGCAGATAAAGATGTAATTCTTGAGAAAAGAAGCCAGCCTTATGAAGATTTAGGACTTCCTGCTTGTTTTTCAAAATATGAGGGGCAAAGAATATGCAGAAAGCATTTTACAATGCTTTTGGATAAGATACCTCTTTATGCAGAGCGTTTTGATAAATTAGATATTTTGGACAGGATGATTGGGAAAAAATGCCCAATATGTGAAGAGGAAAGGAAAGGTAATAAGGAATAA
- the map gene encoding type I methionyl aminopeptidase produces MPVVIKTMKDIEGIKKANQIIARLYEDILPPHIKPGVSTYELNKIVEDYIRSQGAIPGCIGVPGPYGAFPAGTCISVNEAVVHGVPSKDVILKEGDIVSVDTVTILDGYYGDAAITYPVGEIDEESRRLLEVTEKAREIGIEAAVVGNRLGDIGHAIQSYVEKNGFSVVRDYAGHGVGLDMHEDPIIANYGRRGRGLKIENGMVLAIEPMVNVGTYKINMLPDGWTVVTKDGKKSAHFEHSIAIIDGKPVILSKKD; encoded by the coding sequence ATGCCAGTAGTAATAAAAACTATGAAGGACATAGAGGGAATAAAAAAGGCAAATCAGATTATAGCTAGATTGTATGAAGATATTCTTCCTCCACATATTAAGCCTGGAGTTTCAACTTATGAGCTTAATAAAATAGTAGAAGATTACATAAGATCTCAGGGGGCAATTCCTGGGTGTATTGGTGTTCCTGGACCTTACGGAGCTTTTCCTGCAGGAACATGTATTTCTGTAAATGAAGCTGTTGTTCATGGTGTGCCAAGCAAAGATGTAATTCTTAAAGAAGGAGATATAGTAAGTGTTGACACAGTAACTATTCTTGATGGATACTATGGAGATGCTGCGATAACATATCCAGTTGGAGAAATTGACGAAGAAAGCAGAAGACTTTTAGAAGTAACAGAAAAAGCAAGAGAAATAGGAATAGAAGCAGCTGTTGTAGGAAACAGACTTGGTGATATAGGACATGCTATTCAAAGTTATGTTGAGAAAAATGGATTTTCAGTTGTAAGAGACTATGCAGGACATGGAGTTGGACTTGATATGCATGAAGATCCTATAATTGCAAACTATGGAAGAAGAGGAAGAGGGCTTAAAATTGAAAATGGAATGGTTCTTGCAATTGAGCCTATGGTCAATGTTGGAACATATAAAATAAATATGCTTCCTGATGGTTGGACAGTGGTGACAAAAGATGGCAAGAAATCCGCACATTTTGAGCACTCCATTGCAATCATTGATGGAAAGCCTGTGATACTAAGCAAAAAAGATTAA
- the rplQ gene encoding 50S ribosomal protein L17, whose protein sequence is MNHNKSYRKLGRRADHRMAMLKNLTISLVREERIETTVTRAKELRKFAERMITLGKGGSLADRRRAFAFLRDEEAVAKLFNDLAPRYAERNGGYTRIIKTSVRKGDSAELAIIALV, encoded by the coding sequence ATGAATCACAATAAATCATATAGAAAGTTAGGAAGAAGAGCTGACCACAGAATGGCTATGCTTAAAAACTTAACTATCTCATTAGTAAGAGAAGAAAGAATAGAAACTACAGTTACTAGAGCTAAAGAACTTAGAAAATTTGCTGAAAGAATGATTACTTTAGGTAAAGGTGGATCTTTAGCAGACAGAAGAAGAGCTTTTGCTTTCTTAAGAGATGAAGAAGCAGTAGCAAAATTATTCAACGACTTAGCACCAAGATATGCTGAGAGAAACGGTGGATACACTAGAATAATCAAAACTTCTGTTAGAAAAGGTGACTCTGCTGAATTAGCAATAATCGCTTTAGTATAA
- a CDS encoding DNA-directed RNA polymerase subunit alpha, with protein MLKIEKHARGINITEVKENEFRGQYIIEPLYRGYGNTIGNALRRVLLSSIPGAAIKGVRIDGVLSEFSVMEGIKEPVTDIILNIKEIVVKTESTGERKMTLSVKGPKIVTAADIIPDIGLEIVNPDQVICTITTDRELDIEFLVDVGEGFIVSEEIDRKDWAVDYIAVDAIYTPIRKVSYSIESTMVGRMTDFDKLILDVETDGSVSIRDAISYSVELLKLYLNPFLDLGNRMEHLREEIEEEEEEVESTTKDDNMLETKIEELDLTVRSFNCLKKAGIEEVGQLAKLTLNDLLKIKNLGRKSLDEILEKMKELGFDLNQNEFSE; from the coding sequence ATGTTAAAAATTGAAAAACATGCAAGAGGTATAAACATTACTGAAGTAAAAGAAAACGAATTTAGAGGGCAATATATTATTGAACCTTTATACAGAGGATATGGAAATACAATAGGTAATGCTCTAAGAAGAGTTCTTCTTTCATCTATACCCGGTGCAGCTATAAAAGGTGTAAGAATTGATGGGGTTTTAAGCGAATTCTCAGTTATGGAGGGAATTAAAGAGCCTGTTACAGACATAATTCTTAATATAAAAGAAATCGTTGTAAAAACTGAATCAACTGGAGAGAGAAAGATGACTCTTTCTGTCAAAGGACCTAAGATAGTAACAGCTGCTGATATAATACCTGATATCGGACTAGAAATAGTTAATCCAGATCAAGTAATTTGTACAATAACAACTGATAGAGAATTAGATATAGAATTTTTAGTAGATGTTGGAGAAGGATTTATTGTATCAGAAGAGATAGATAGAAAAGATTGGGCAGTAGATTATATAGCTGTTGACGCTATATACACTCCAATTAGAAAAGTTTCTTATTCTATTGAATCAACAATGGTTGGTAGAATGACAGACTTTGATAAACTTATTCTTGATGTAGAAACTGACGGAAGCGTTTCTATAAGAGATGCAATCTCTTACTCTGTTGAACTTTTAAAACTTTACTTAAATCCATTCCTAGATTTAGGAAACAGAATGGAACATTTAAGAGAAGAAATTGAAGAAGAAGAAGAGGAAGTAGAAAGCACAACTAAAGATGACAATATGTTAGAGACTAAGATAGAAGAGTTAGACTTAACAGTTCGTTCATTCAACTGTTTAAAGAAAGCTGGAATAGAAGAAGTTGGGCAATTAGCAAAACTTACTCTGAATGACCTTCTAAAGATAAAAAATCTTGGAAGAAAGTCTCTTGATGAAATCCTTGAAAAAATGAAAGAGTTAGGATTTGATCTTAATCAGAATGAATTTTCTGAATAA
- the leuS gene encoding leucine--tRNA ligase gives MREYNFKEVEKKWQEKWSSNSLFKTNDKEEGKENYYVLEMLPYPSGNLHVGHARNYTIGDVIARYKKMKGYNVLHPMGWDSFGLPAENAAIQHGAHPAKWTKSNIENMRRQLKLMGLSYDWDREVATYTPEYYRWNQWIFKRMYDKGLVYKKKSTVNWCPDCQTVLANEQVEDGYCWRHSKTKVIQKDLEQWFFRITNYADELLTGHEELREGWPEKVLAMQKNWIGKSFGTEIVFTVAETGEKLPMFTTRIDTIHGVTYCVVAPEHPIIEEIIKVNPSIKEAIHNMRNMDMIERTAEGKEKNGVFTGWHVINPVTGDKVQLWAADYVLMNYGTGAVMAVPAHDDRDFAFAKKYNLPRKVVINGYNKETKEEIILNADEMTAAMTEEGIMTNSGEFNGMNSKEALEKIADYVTAKGVGEKTVKYRLKDWGISRQRYWGTPIPALYCEKCGMVMEKDENLPVMLPEDVEFTGNGNPIETSEKYKHAVCPICGGPARRETDTMDTFVDSSWYFLRYCDPKNVELPFGREAVDSWTPVDQYIGGVEHAVMHLLYARFFTKVLRDLGLLKANEPFKRLLTQGMVLGPSYYSEKENRFLFAHEVRTAGDKAYSLETGEELVVKVEKMSKSKNNGVDPEVMIQKYGADTTRLFIMFTAPPEKELEWNENGLAGASRFLNRVWRVVLENIDMIKDEKIDYSKLSKEDKALVRKLHQTIKRVTEAIEDNYHFNTSIAGNMELINDVYEFRNNVLGTDKESTESQKIFGEVLRNIVIMLSPFVPHFCDELWEAMGEEGFLFNAPWPEYDEKLTVADEITMAIQVNGKVRGSISVERTASKEDIEKMALAVENVQKHTEGKTVAKVIVVPGKIVNIVVK, from the coding sequence ATGAGAGAATATAACTTCAAAGAAGTTGAAAAGAAATGGCAGGAAAAGTGGAGCTCTAACTCTCTCTTTAAAACTAATGATAAAGAAGAAGGAAAAGAAAATTATTATGTTTTAGAGATGCTTCCATATCCGTCAGGAAATTTGCATGTAGGACATGCTAGAAACTATACTATAGGTGATGTTATAGCTAGATATAAAAAAATGAAAGGATATAATGTTCTTCATCCAATGGGATGGGATTCTTTTGGACTTCCAGCAGAAAATGCAGCTATTCAGCACGGAGCACACCCAGCTAAATGGACAAAATCAAATATTGAAAATATGAGAAGACAGTTAAAATTAATGGGGCTTTCTTATGACTGGGACAGAGAGGTGGCAACATACACACCTGAATATTACAGATGGAACCAATGGATATTCAAAAGAATGTATGATAAAGGACTTGTTTATAAAAAGAAATCAACTGTAAACTGGTGCCCTGACTGTCAAACAGTTCTTGCAAATGAACAAGTTGAAGATGGTTACTGCTGGAGACATTCAAAAACTAAAGTAATTCAAAAAGATTTAGAACAATGGTTCTTTAGAATAACAAATTATGCAGATGAACTTTTAACAGGACATGAAGAACTTAGAGAAGGATGGCCTGAAAAAGTTCTTGCTATGCAAAAGAACTGGATAGGAAAATCTTTTGGAACTGAGATAGTATTTACTGTTGCAGAGACAGGAGAAAAACTTCCTATGTTTACAACAAGAATAGATACAATCCATGGTGTAACTTATTGTGTCGTAGCACCAGAACATCCTATTATTGAAGAAATAATAAAAGTAAATCCTTCTATAAAAGAAGCAATTCATAATATGAGAAATATGGATATGATTGAAAGAACAGCAGAAGGAAAAGAGAAAAATGGGGTATTTACAGGATGGCATGTAATAAATCCTGTGACAGGAGATAAAGTTCAGTTATGGGCAGCAGATTATGTTCTTATGAACTATGGAACAGGGGCAGTAATGGCAGTTCCTGCTCATGATGACAGAGACTTTGCTTTTGCTAAAAAATATAATCTTCCAAGAAAAGTTGTTATTAACGGATATAACAAAGAGACTAAAGAAGAAATAATTCTGAATGCAGATGAAATGACAGCAGCTATGACTGAAGAAGGAATTATGACAAATTCTGGAGAATTTAATGGAATGAATTCAAAGGAAGCACTTGAAAAAATAGCTGATTATGTCACTGCAAAAGGTGTAGGAGAAAAAACAGTTAAATACAGATTAAAAGACTGGGGAATTTCAAGACAGAGATATTGGGGAACTCCTATTCCAGCTTTATATTGTGAAAAATGTGGAATGGTTATGGAAAAAGATGAAAATCTTCCAGTAATGCTTCCTGAAGATGTAGAATTTACAGGAAATGGAAATCCTATAGAAACTTCTGAAAAATACAAACATGCAGTATGTCCTATATGTGGTGGTCCTGCAAGAAGAGAAACTGATACTATGGATACTTTCGTAGATTCATCTTGGTATTTCTTAAGATATTGTGATCCTAAAAATGTAGAACTTCCTTTTGGAAGAGAGGCAGTTGACAGCTGGACACCAGTTGATCAGTATATTGGTGGAGTAGAACATGCTGTAATGCACCTTCTTTATGCAAGATTCTTTACAAAAGTTTTAAGAGATTTAGGACTTTTAAAAGCAAACGAACCATTTAAGAGACTTCTAACACAAGGAATGGTATTAGGACCTTCATATTATTCTGAAAAAGAAAACAGATTCTTATTTGCACATGAAGTAAGAACAGCAGGAGATAAAGCATATTCTCTTGAAACAGGTGAAGAACTTGTAGTTAAAGTTGAAAAAATGTCAAAATCTAAAAATAATGGAGTGGATCCTGAAGTTATGATTCAGAAATATGGAGCAGATACAACAAGATTATTTATCATGTTTACTGCACCTCCTGAAAAAGAACTTGAATGGAACGAAAATGGACTTGCTGGAGCTTCAAGATTTTTAAACAGAGTATGGAGAGTAGTTCTTGAAAATATAGATATGATAAAAGATGAAAAAATAGATTACTCTAAACTTTCTAAAGAAGATAAAGCTCTTGTAAGAAAACTTCATCAAACTATAAAAAGAGTAACAGAAGCAATAGAAGATAACTATCACTTCAATACATCAATAGCAGGAAATATGGAACTTATTAATGATGTATATGAATTTAGAAATAATGTTCTTGGAACAGATAAAGAAAGTACAGAATCTCAGAAAATATTTGGAGAAGTTTTAAGAAATATAGTAATAATGCTTTCTCCATTTGTACCTCATTTCTGTGATGAACTATGGGAAGCTATGGGAGAGGAAGGATTCTTATTCAATGCTCCTTGGCCTGAATATGATGAAAAATTAACTGTTGCAGATGAAATTACAATGGCAATTCAAGTTAATGGAAAAGTAAGAGGTTCAATTTCAGTTGAAAGAACAGCTTCTAAAGAAGATATTGAAAAGATGGCTCTTGCTGTTGAAAATGTACAAAAACATACAGAAGGAAAAACTGTAGCAAAAGTTATAGTTGTTCCAGGAAAAATAGTTAATATAGTTGTGAAATAA
- the rpsD gene encoding 30S ribosomal protein S4 — MARNRQPILKKCRALGIEPMVLGVNKTSKRGFRPNANRKPTEYAVQLREKQKARFIYNVMEKQFRKLYEEANRKDGVTGLNLVEYLERRLENVVYRMGFAKTRRQARQIVSHGHILVNGRRVNIASYRVKVGDVISIVENSKNLDLIKEAVEAVNVPGWMELDKAAFSGKILQNPTKDDLDFDLDESLIVELYSR; from the coding sequence ATGGCAAGAAATAGACAGCCTATATTAAAAAAATGTAGAGCACTTGGAATTGAGCCTATGGTTTTAGGAGTAAATAAAACTTCAAAAAGAGGATTCAGACCAAACGCAAACAGAAAACCTACAGAATATGCAGTACAATTAAGAGAAAAACAAAAAGCAAGATTTATATATAATGTAATGGAAAAACAATTCAGAAAACTTTATGAGGAAGCAAACAGAAAAGACGGTGTAACTGGTCTTAACCTTGTTGAGTACTTAGAAAGAAGATTAGAAAATGTTGTTTACAGAATGGGATTTGCTAAAACTAGAAGACAAGCTAGACAAATCGTTTCTCACGGACACATTTTAGTAAACGGAAGAAGAGTAAACATTGCTTCTTACAGAGTTAAAGTTGGAGATGTTATCTCTATAGTAGAAAATTCTAAAAACTTAGATTTAATAAAAGAAGCTGTAGAAGCAGTTAATGTTCCAGGATGGATGGAATTAGATAAAGCTGCATTCTCTGGAAAAATTCTTCAAAACCCAACTAAAGATGATCTAGATTTCGATTTAGATGAATCATTAATCGTTGAGTTATATTCTAGATAA
- the rpmJ gene encoding 50S ribosomal protein L36: MKVRTSIKPICDKCKVIRRHGKIRVICENPKHKQVQG, encoded by the coding sequence ATGAAAGTAAGAACATCAATTAAACCTATTTGTGACAAATGTAAAGTAATCAGAAGACATGGGAAAATCAGAGTAATCTGTGAAAATCCTAAGCATAAACAAGTACAAGGATAG
- a CDS encoding adenylate kinase produces the protein MNIMLFGAPGAGKGTQAKFIIEKYGIPQISTGDILRAAVKEGTPMGLEAKQFMEAGKLVPDSTIIGIIKERLSMDDCKKGFILDGFPRTLAQAEALEVLMKEMGIKLDKVISLNVPDELIVGRVTGRRVCKDCGASFHVEFNPAKEDGVCDLCGGELIQRKDDTAETVTKRLSEYHAQTAPLFDFYMERGILADLDGTKDIEEITKEIFNILG, from the coding sequence ATGAACATTATGTTATTTGGAGCTCCAGGAGCAGGAAAAGGAACACAAGCAAAATTTATAATTGAGAAATATGGAATTCCTCAAATTTCTACAGGAGATATATTAAGAGCTGCTGTTAAAGAAGGAACACCTATGGGACTTGAAGCTAAACAATTTATGGAAGCTGGAAAATTAGTTCCTGATTCTACAATAATCGGAATTATAAAAGAAAGACTTTCAATGGATGATTGTAAAAAAGGATTTATCCTTGATGGATTCCCAAGAACTCTTGCTCAGGCAGAAGCTCTTGAAGTTTTAATGAAAGAAATGGGAATAAAATTAGATAAAGTAATATCATTAAATGTTCCAGATGAATTAATAGTTGGAAGAGTAACAGGAAGAAGAGTATGTAAAGATTGCGGAGCATCTTTCCATGTTGAATTTAACCCAGCTAAAGAAGATGGAGTATGTGATTTATGTGGTGGAGAATTAATTCAAAGAAAAGATGATACAGCAGAAACTGTAACAAAAAGACTTTCTGAATATCATGCTCAGACAGCTCCATTATTTGACTTCTATATGGAAAGAGGAATCCTTGCAGATCTTGATGGAACTAAAGATATAGAAGAAATAACAAAAGAAATATTTAATATTTTAGGATAG
- a CDS encoding sigma-70 family RNA polymerase sigma factor, translated as MDAAEIDALKKAKAGDDESFEMLLKKYEKYLYISTKNYYLADGDRDDLIQEGMIGLLKGIKSFDFDKDTSFKTFVIMCMRRQIITAIKNSNAKKNQVLNTTYFSSDEITDDKIYVETGSNAEEEYLYKELLEEFGKYSKEHFSALEKEVLDYLIKGYNYGEIADKIGKSNKVVDNTYQRIKAKVKNWLKD; from the coding sequence GTGGATGCTGCAGAAATTGATGCACTAAAAAAAGCAAAAGCTGGTGATGATGAAAGCTTTGAAATGCTTTTAAAAAAATATGAAAAATATTTATATATAAGTACAAAAAATTATTATCTGGCAGATGGGGACAGAGATGATCTTATACAAGAAGGGATGATAGGTCTCCTTAAAGGAATAAAAAGTTTTGATTTTGATAAGGATACATCATTTAAAACTTTTGTAATAATGTGTATGAGAAGACAGATAATAACAGCTATAAAAAATTCAAATGCTAAGAAAAATCAAGTTCTTAATACTACATATTTTTCATCTGATGAGATAACAGATGATAAAATTTATGTAGAAACAGGATCAAATGCAGAAGAAGAATATCTTTATAAAGAACTTCTTGAAGAGTTTGGGAAATATTCAAAAGAGCATTTTAGTGCTCTTGAAAAAGAGGTTTTAGATTACTTGATAAAAGGCTATAATTATGGAGAAATAGCAGATAAAATAGGAAAATCAAATAAGGTAGTAGATAACACATATCAAAGAATAAAAGCTAAAGTAAAAAATTGGCTTAAAGACTAG
- the rpsK gene encoding 30S ribosomal protein S11, with protein MAKKKVAKVKKKLKNIPSGVAHIHSTFNNTIIAITDTEGKVVSWKSGGTSGFKGTKKGTPFAAQIAAEQAANIAMENGMKKVEVKVKGPGSGREACVRSLQAAGLEVTKITDVTPVPHNGCRPPKRRRV; from the coding sequence TTGGCTAAAAAGAAAGTAGCTAAGGTTAAAAAGAAATTAAAAAATATTCCTAGCGGAGTTGCTCATATACATTCAACATTCAATAACACTATTATCGCTATCACAGATACAGAAGGTAAAGTAGTTAGCTGGAAATCAGGAGGAACTTCTGGATTCAAAGGTACTAAAAAAGGAACTCCATTCGCAGCTCAAATAGCAGCTGAACAAGCAGCAAACATTGCAATGGAAAACGGAATGAAAAAAGTGGAAGTTAAAGTGAAAGGACCTGGTTCAGGAAGAGAAGCTTGTGTAAGATCATTACAAGCAGCAGGTTTAGAAGTTACTAAAATAACAGATGTAACTCCAGTTCCACACAATGGATGCAGACCACCAAAAAGAAGAAGAGTGTAG
- the rpsM gene encoding 30S ribosomal protein S13: MARIAGVDVPRNKRVEISLTYIYGIGKKTAQDILTQAGVNFDTRVKDLTEEELNKIRGIIDGLKVEGDLRKEVRLAIKRLLDIRCYRGLRHKMNLPVRGQKSKTNARTRKGPKKMVKK, from the coding sequence TTGGCTAGAATTGCTGGTGTAGATGTACCTAGAAATAAGAGAGTAGAAATCTCTTTAACTTATATCTACGGAATCGGAAAAAAGACTGCTCAAGACATTTTAACTCAAGCAGGAGTTAACTTTGATACTAGAGTAAAAGATTTAACAGAAGAGGAATTAAACAAAATCAGAGGAATCATTGATGGTCTAAAAGTAGAAGGAGACTTAAGAAAAGAAGTTAGACTTGCAATAAAAAGACTTTTAGATATCAGATGTTACAGAGGGTTAAGACATAAAATGAACCTTCCTGTAAGAGGACAAAAATCTAAGACTAACGCTAGAACTAGAAAAGGTCCTAAAAAAATGGTTAAAAAATAA
- the infA gene encoding translation initiation factor IF-1, with the protein MSKKDVIELEGTILEALPNAMFKVSLENGHTILGHISGKMRMNYIKILPGDKVTVQISPYDLSRGRIVYRKK; encoded by the coding sequence ATGTCAAAAAAAGATGTTATCGAATTAGAAGGTACTATTCTTGAGGCCCTTCCAAATGCGATGTTTAAAGTAAGTTTAGAGAATGGGCACACTATTTTAGGTCATATTTCAGGAAAAATGAGAATGAATTACATTAAAATCCTTCCAGGAGATAAAGTAACTGTTCAAATTTCGCCTTATGACTTATCAAGAGGAAGAATAGTGTATAGAAAGAAGTAG
- the rlmB gene encoding 23S rRNA (guanosine(2251)-2'-O)-methyltransferase RlmB: MEKIIGINPVMEVLENKDKNIEKIEIFQGLREDKINIIKRKASERNIKVQFIKKKVDNSQGVVAYINSYDYYVEIGEFLEKAALKDKGIILVLDGVQDPRNFGALIRSAEIFGVLGIIIPERNSVHINETVVKTSTGAIEYVDIVKVTNISDTLNNLKKLGYWIYGAEGDGAKVYYEEKYPEKTVIVLGSEGFGIRKKVKDNCDILIKIPMHGKINSLNVSVAGGILLSEVAKSIY; this comes from the coding sequence ATGGAAAAAATAATCGGAATAAATCCAGTTATGGAAGTTTTGGAAAATAAAGATAAAAATATAGAAAAAATAGAAATTTTTCAGGGACTTAGAGAAGATAAGATTAATATAATAAAAAGAAAAGCATCTGAGAGAAATATAAAAGTTCAGTTTATAAAGAAAAAAGTAGATAACTCTCAGGGAGTTGTAGCATATATAAATTCTTATGACTATTATGTTGAAATAGGAGAATTTCTTGAAAAAGCAGCTCTTAAAGATAAGGGAATAATTCTTGTTCTTGATGGAGTTCAAGATCCAAGAAATTTTGGTGCTCTTATAAGAAGTGCAGAGATATTTGGAGTTTTAGGAATAATAATTCCTGAAAGAAATTCTGTCCATATAAATGAAACTGTTGTAAAAACTTCAACAGGAGCAATAGAATATGTGGATATAGTAAAAGTTACAAATATAAGTGATACATTAAATAATCTGAAAAAATTAGGATATTGGATATACGGAGCAGAGGGAGATGGAGCAAAAGTATACTATGAAGAAAAATATCCAGAGAAAACAGTAATAGTACTTGGAAGCGAAGGATTTGGAATCAGAAAAAAAGTTAAGGATAACTGCGATATTTTAATAAAAATTCCAATGCATGGAAAAATAAATTCATTAAATGTATCTGTAGCAGGGGGAATATTACTTTCTGAAGTAGCAAAATCAATATACTAA